From Pseudomonas vanderleydeniana, the proteins below share one genomic window:
- a CDS encoding TonB-dependent receptor plug domain-containing protein has product MFHRHPLAGAVALVIGSLAVPAFAAESSSKPSADKDQLDTVVVLGTRRSDVTALESAAPVDVLSGKQLQETGASDLSGALTALSPSFTMPQSPQGAFAGSIAQGASLRGLATDQVLVLVNGKRRHTSANITRQSLANGRGAAAVDISLIPLSAIERVEILRDGAAAQYGSDAIAGVINIVLKEKDEGGNIGYRFGGYDKGDGLQRKYSGWKGFSLPNDGFLTLSFDAGSQDPASNTNPDNRIFYPGDTSTNTPREQNNRYRTWNWGTNGVSDQYNFIVNSEMGLGQGLTAYGFATYSHKNTDSEGFFDPPTALRSNYGSVALQRYPDGRLPVTRYSLEDYAVTGGLRWEDERLGKFDLAINHGDNSLTSDDRNAINPSWGVNSPSNIYTGKREADQTNLTLDWVRDFPTDLLAKPLTLSAGLAWRKENYELTAGEAAGWQNGPLFNTIDPITGRRLPGYYSGITQVDAASLDRKVLGAYFDIEGQVTEKFQAGVAVRTEHYSDFGDTTNGKLSLRYDFTPELAARATASTGYRAPSLVQSGMSSFSVQVVEQPPGSGNYVEVQQRTLRADSPEAQLLGGKALKPEESKNYSLGLVWRPLPNASVTVDAYRIDISNRITLSDQLPASVVSPIFAGTPYANIQSAAFYTNIADTRTDGVELTGNYQLDLQQWGRLNLSSGFSKNNTTITALRDVGGISGSQIIGRATQGLIEDGTPDSKLTLSANWLYDNWGVTIAQRRYGEWKSLNATNPTLDQTYSAQWVTDLDVSYTFNKSLKVSVGAINLFDSYPDKASGTQLYGVPKYSITSPEGAQGAFYYTSLSYNF; this is encoded by the coding sequence ATGTTCCATCGTCACCCGTTGGCCGGCGCCGTCGCGCTGGTCATTGGCAGCCTTGCCGTGCCCGCTTTCGCTGCCGAATCGTCCTCCAAACCCTCAGCCGACAAGGACCAGCTCGACACGGTAGTGGTGCTCGGCACCCGCCGCAGCGACGTCACCGCGCTGGAGAGTGCCGCACCGGTGGACGTCCTCTCCGGCAAGCAACTGCAGGAGACCGGTGCCAGCGACCTCTCAGGCGCCCTCACCGCCCTGTCGCCCTCCTTCACCATGCCGCAATCTCCCCAGGGCGCATTTGCCGGCTCCATTGCCCAGGGGGCATCGCTACGCGGCCTGGCGACCGACCAGGTCCTGGTGCTGGTCAATGGCAAGCGACGCCATACCAGCGCCAACATCACCCGCCAGAGCCTGGCCAACGGCCGTGGCGCGGCAGCAGTCGATATCAGCCTGATCCCGTTGAGTGCCATCGAGCGCGTGGAAATCCTCCGTGATGGCGCCGCCGCCCAGTACGGCTCCGACGCCATCGCCGGAGTGATCAACATCGTGCTCAAGGAAAAGGACGAAGGCGGCAACATCGGTTACCGCTTCGGCGGATATGACAAGGGCGATGGCCTGCAACGCAAGTACAGCGGCTGGAAGGGCTTTTCCCTGCCCAACGACGGCTTCCTGACACTGAGCTTCGATGCCGGTAGCCAGGACCCGGCCAGCAACACCAACCCGGACAACAGGATCTTCTACCCCGGCGACACCAGCACCAACACCCCACGCGAGCAGAACAACCGCTATCGCACCTGGAACTGGGGCACCAACGGGGTTTCCGACCAGTACAACTTCATCGTCAACAGTGAAATGGGTCTTGGCCAGGGGCTGACCGCCTATGGCTTTGCCACCTACTCACACAAGAACACCGACTCCGAGGGTTTCTTCGATCCGCCCACGGCTCTGCGCAGCAATTACGGCAGCGTGGCCTTGCAGCGCTACCCTGATGGCCGGCTGCCGGTCACTCGCTACTCCCTGGAAGACTATGCCGTCACCGGAGGCCTGCGCTGGGAAGATGAACGCCTGGGCAAGTTCGACCTGGCAATCAACCACGGCGACAACAGCCTGACCTCGGACGATCGCAACGCGATCAACCCGAGCTGGGGCGTCAACAGCCCCAGCAACATCTACACCGGCAAGCGTGAAGCCGACCAGACCAACCTCACCCTGGACTGGGTCCGTGACTTCCCCACCGACCTGCTGGCCAAACCGTTGACTCTCTCCGCCGGGCTGGCCTGGCGCAAGGAGAACTACGAGTTGACCGCCGGCGAAGCCGCCGGCTGGCAGAATGGTCCTCTTTTCAACACGATCGACCCGATTACCGGCAGGCGCCTGCCGGGCTACTACTCCGGGATCACCCAGGTCGACGCCGCCTCCCTGGATCGCAAGGTGCTGGGTGCCTACTTCGACATCGAGGGCCAGGTCACCGAGAAATTCCAGGCGGGCGTGGCCGTGCGCACCGAGCACTACTCGGACTTCGGGGATACCACCAACGGCAAACTCTCGCTGCGCTATGACTTCACCCCCGAACTGGCCGCCCGGGCCACCGCCAGCACGGGCTATCGCGCGCCCTCGCTGGTACAGAGCGGCATGTCATCCTTCAGCGTCCAGGTGGTGGAGCAACCACCGGGCAGCGGCAACTATGTCGAGGTCCAGCAGCGCACACTGCGTGCCGACAGCCCCGAGGCGCAACTGCTCGGCGGCAAGGCGCTGAAACCGGAAGAATCGAAAAACTACTCCCTGGGCCTGGTCTGGCGCCCGCTGCCCAATGCCTCGGTGACGGTGGACGCCTACCGGATCGACATTTCCAATCGCATCACCCTCTCCGACCAGCTGCCCGCCTCGGTTGTCTCGCCGATCTTTGCTGGTACGCCCTACGCCAATATCCAGAGTGCGGCGTTCTACACCAACATCGCCGACACCCGCACCGACGGCGTCGAGCTGACCGGCAACTACCAACTGGACCTGCAGCAATGGGGGCGGCTGAACCTGAGCAGCGGTTTCAGCAAGAACAACACCACCATCACCGCGCTACGCGACGTCGGCGGGATCAGCGGCTCGCAAATCATCGGGCGCGCCACCCAGGGCCTGATCGAGGACGGGACGCCGGATTCCAAGCTGACCCTGAGCGCCAACTGGCTGTATGACAACTGGGGCGTGACCATCGCCCAGCGCCGCTATGGCGAATGGAAGAGCCTGAACGCCACCAACCCGACCCTGGACCAGACCTACAGTGCACAGTGGGTCACCGACCTGGACGTGTCTTACACCTTCAACAAGTCCCTCAAGGTGTCGGTCGGCGCGATCAACCTGTTCGACAGTTATCCGGACAAGGCC
- a CDS encoding TonB-dependent receptor has translation MHTLNPISRSLWLTLALAGGTFNEVSLAAENTDNEAANTSSEPVLKAVTVTAQHREETLQEVPVAVSAVQGSNLIADGARNLRDITTFIPNVSAKNPDGDARPRWYIRGLGTGDTGAATVFPVGIYADDVYLNAPIAGGGPLFDLERIEVLRGPQGTLYGKNTTAGAVNIISKKPTFDTDGFATLGIGSRNDRILTGAIGGALVEDRLAARVSLYSEERDGFQNNRFDDSTYGDVNKKAIRLQFLAKLNPDLDALLKIHSREYKGDGANGTLPIGRYYNVGYQRPSGRNVDQNVDDDSRLDHDGTSLTLNWHLGDYTLTSISAYDYIRGRSTSDADYTPYEVNGTSYSDNAYRQYSQEIRLASPQQETLRWLAGAHYFHEDLDSNGSRIITPGTTPNGTGSNQTGGVTDVRNLNYTHKTDSYALFGNLTYDFTDNFSVTGGLRWTQEKKDIDLDLTQLTRATANGPLIPLAGTATNGNRQEDKTWEAWTYDLTPEYRINDNVRVFLRYAHGFRSGGFNTGLSTSLSQLTTVDPEQLDAYELGLKSEWFNHRLTANANVFYYDYSDIQVNLLTVNNGVLTTALTNGAKGKVKGAELELEGQPTDYLHLRAAVSFLDTEYTDFKNINPTTGAVTGDYSGNSFVRSPRNVVSLGADYTFPLAIGGKLVASGDVSYRDKEYFLADRQSSADKLLSQPHYTLANTRLTWYSPDEKLSVTGFIDNVTDRRYQVHGRPNGTAGQYVVTYGDPRTVGLSVTSRF, from the coding sequence ATGCACACACTTAATCCAATCAGCCGAAGCCTATGGCTCACACTGGCCCTCGCCGGCGGCACGTTCAACGAAGTTTCGCTGGCGGCAGAAAACACCGACAATGAAGCGGCCAATACCTCCAGCGAGCCGGTCCTGAAAGCCGTGACCGTCACTGCCCAACACCGCGAGGAAACCCTGCAAGAGGTTCCGGTGGCCGTGTCGGCGGTCCAGGGTAGCAACCTGATCGCCGATGGCGCGCGCAACCTGCGCGACATTACCACCTTCATTCCCAACGTCTCGGCCAAGAACCCGGATGGCGATGCCCGTCCGCGTTGGTACATCCGCGGCCTGGGTACCGGCGATACCGGTGCGGCGACGGTCTTTCCGGTAGGTATCTACGCCGATGACGTGTACCTCAATGCACCGATCGCTGGCGGCGGCCCGCTGTTCGACCTGGAGCGCATCGAGGTCCTGCGTGGCCCGCAAGGCACGCTGTACGGCAAGAACACCACGGCCGGTGCGGTAAACATCATTTCGAAGAAGCCGACCTTCGACACCGACGGTTTCGCCACCCTCGGCATCGGCAGCAGGAACGATCGTATCCTGACCGGCGCCATCGGCGGCGCCCTGGTGGAGGACCGTCTGGCAGCACGAGTCTCGCTCTATTCCGAAGAGCGCGACGGCTTCCAGAACAACCGCTTCGACGACTCGACCTATGGCGACGTGAACAAGAAGGCCATTCGCTTGCAGTTCCTGGCCAAGCTCAACCCCGACCTGGATGCCCTGCTGAAGATCCACAGCCGCGAATACAAGGGCGACGGCGCCAATGGCACGTTGCCGATTGGCCGCTACTACAACGTCGGTTACCAGCGCCCGTCCGGACGCAATGTCGACCAGAACGTCGATGACGACTCCCGCCTCGACCATGACGGCACTTCGCTGACCCTCAACTGGCACCTGGGCGACTACACCCTGACCTCGATCAGCGCCTACGACTATATTCGCGGTCGCTCCACCAGCGACGCCGACTACACCCCCTACGAGGTGAACGGCACCAGTTACAGCGACAATGCCTACCGCCAGTACTCCCAGGAAATACGCCTGGCCTCGCCGCAGCAGGAAACACTGCGCTGGCTGGCCGGTGCCCACTACTTCCACGAGGACCTCGACAGCAACGGCTCACGAATCATCACACCCGGCACGACGCCCAATGGCACGGGTTCGAACCAGACCGGCGGTGTCACGGATGTGCGCAACCTCAATTACACCCACAAGACCGACAGCTACGCGCTGTTCGGCAACCTGACCTACGACTTCACCGACAACTTCAGCGTGACCGGCGGCCTGCGCTGGACCCAGGAAAAGAAAGACATCGACCTCGACCTGACTCAATTGACCCGCGCCACGGCCAACGGCCCGCTGATCCCGCTGGCGGGCACCGCTACCAATGGCAATCGCCAGGAAGACAAGACCTGGGAAGCCTGGACCTACGACCTGACCCCCGAATACCGGATCAACGACAACGTCCGGGTGTTCTTGCGCTATGCCCACGGTTTCCGCTCCGGTGGTTTCAACACTGGGCTGTCCACGAGCCTGTCGCAACTGACCACGGTCGATCCGGAACAGCTCGACGCCTACGAACTCGGCCTCAAGTCCGAGTGGTTCAACCACCGGCTCACGGCCAACGCCAACGTTTTCTACTACGACTACTCGGATATCCAGGTCAACCTGCTGACCGTCAACAACGGCGTGCTCACTACCGCACTGACCAACGGCGCCAAGGGCAAGGTCAAGGGTGCTGAACTGGAGCTCGAGGGCCAGCCCACCGATTACCTGCACCTGCGCGCCGCTGTCTCGTTCCTGGATACCGAATACACCGACTTCAAGAACATCAACCCCACTACCGGCGCAGTCACTGGCGACTACAGCGGCAACAGCTTCGTCCGTTCGCCGCGCAATGTGGTCTCGCTGGGCGCCGACTACACCTTCCCGCTGGCGATCGGCGGCAAGCTGGTGGCCAGCGGTGATGTCAGCTACCGCGACAAGGAGTACTTCCTGGCAGACCGCCAGAGCAGCGCCGACAAACTGCTCAGCCAGCCGCACTACACCCTGGCCAACACCCGGCTGACCTGGTACAGCCCGGATGAAAAGCTCAGCGTTACCGGCTTCATCGACAACGTCACCGACCGCCGCTACCAGGTCCATGGCCGGCCCAACGGTACCGCCGGGCAGTACGTCGTCACCTATGGCGATCCCCGTACCGTCGGCTTGAGCGTCACCAGCCGCTTCTAA